The Maridesulfovibrio bastinii DSM 16055 genome segment ATTCATAGTAGGAAGAGCCACAGAGGTTATCCGGTTAACCCATCACCGGCCGGCTTAAAGGAGGTGTGCCTTATCCTTGGAGTCTTTTAAAATTTTGGTTGCCCTGCGTTCTGTTTCCCTGACTACCCCGATCAGCTTCATCATCTTTTCAGTGCCTTGGTTCAGTTCGCGCAGAATCCGGCGCAGCTCCTGCGGTGATAACTTATTGTCTGCAATTGCTTTGCTTGATTCACTGCCAAGGTCACTGACTTCTTTAAAAATTTCCCCGACATATTTAAGTAGTCCGGCGCAATCCAAGGATTCATGATCTACTGAAGCTTTATTTTTTGTCTGCACTATCAGCCATTTTAGAATAGTATCGTTACCCACAACTTCGCAAAATTTTGGAAGATCTTCATAGGTCGGGTAATACCGCTCCAGAGAAAATATGCGGTGGCTATTAAACGGACTCCAACCCATTTCTTCCGCCACTTCATTTTCATTTTTGCCTGAAAATTCCAATGAAAGTCGGAAGGCATCACACGCTTCAATGTTTATTAAGTCCTTAGGATCAACCATTTTCATCTCCCATTAATGTTTTGCTTCCCGAATAGAAGCGCAAATATTTTCAACTGGAACTCCGTATTCATCACGCAATAGGCTGATTGCCCGGCGCAGTTGCAAATATTTTGCAGCTAGGACAAGAGAACGCCTGGCACTGTTGGACATACGCAAAGATTTGCGTTGATCCCTATAAAGACGCGGATCAATCCTTAAAAATCTTGCAGAACCGGAATAAGAACCACACTCTTTGCGCAGAAATTCAATGTGCTTTGTTATTGTCTTTGTCATACTTATTGATAGGAGATTATCTCCTATATAGTCAAGGGGATTATATCCGCTTTATATAGGAGATATTATCCTATAAGGTTATTAAATATTGGAACACGTTAGCGGGGAAAAATATGGATAATGAATTCGAAAAAATGTTTATTGAATTCGTGACAGATAAGATTGAAAAGAAAAATATTTCTCACTCCGATTTTGCCAGGCAGGTTTATCCGGGCCGGACTCTCGGCACTGCAGAAAGAATCTGGCGACAGCTTAGGAATCCTGCTCCGGACAAACCGCCTAGACGTTTAAGCCTTTCCGAAGCATACCAGATCAGCCGTGTATTAGGCTCTGAATTTCCAGCACTTATCTGGCAAGTTGACCAATACAAAAATCAAAAGCTGGCAAAATAATCTGGCCAGTTTTTTACTCGCAATCTTCAAGGGTAACCGCTAACTGGTACACTTTTTCTTTAAGCAGCCCCAATAAAAAATTCAGTCCTACCGGAGCTACCTTACGGCAAGTCTCCAAAGCCTCAACCAACTGATATAGTTCCCTGACTGGATCCATAGTAAAACCTCCATAAGAATTCTTTTAATGCGTCTTTCTATTCGTGACCTTGATTAATAGGATATAATCTCCTATTAAGGATTTTGTTGATAGGAGATTATCTCCGGCATAATCACAGCCAGAAAGTTACTAATCCAATTAGAAAAATCAGGGGTCGGATATGGAGATTAGAGGACCATTTTATAATCAGAAGGAAGCCGCAAGATACTGCGGATACTCCGCGTCTGCCTTTGCAGACAAGCTAAGAAGCTACGATCTGCCAAGATTAGGACCAAACAGAAACAGATATGCCAGATCTGTTCTTGATCTCTGGATGACAGATCCGGATCAGTTCCTACCTAAGCCCATTAAAAAATCCAGAAAGCCTTTTCAGGTACATGTATGAGTTTCCGCAAGACAAAAGCCGGCTACTGGGTCGTTGATTTTTGGGATCAATACGGCAAGAAGCGTTCAAGATCCTTTGGCAAGAAACCTGAAGGAAAAAAACTGGCTCACGAATTTGACCTTGAAATCCAGTTGAAAAAATCCAAGGGGGAGCCGCTCCCGGTGAACCGTGGCGGCGGTATGTATCTGGATGAACTCTGCCAGATTTGGATAAACGAAAAGAAAGTCCAAGGCCGGAAAAAGAAATGGCTCAAGGACTGGGCGAGTGTATTCAACAACAAGTTTGCTCCAGAGCTGTGTAAGGTTCCGTGTGACTTGCTTGGCCAAGGTGACATTATGAATATACTGGCCAAACAGTACGCACGGTCAGCGCAGGCAACAAGAAACCGCTATGCAGGATATCTCAAATCAATTTTTCAATACGGTGTAGACCATGAACTCATTAAAAAAAATCCATTGGCTTTGTGGAAGAAAGGTAAAGAAT includes the following:
- a CDS encoding phage regulatory CII family protein, translated to MVDPKDLINIEACDAFRLSLEFSGKNENEVAEEMGWSPFNSHRIFSLERYYPTYEDLPKFCEVVGNDTILKWLIVQTKNKASVDHESLDCAGLLKYVGEIFKEVSDLGSESSKAIADNKLSPQELRRILRELNQGTEKMMKLIGVVRETERRATKILKDSKDKAHLL